The Silene latifolia isolate original U9 population chromosome 4, ASM4854445v1, whole genome shotgun sequence region TTCGTTGGATTTCAGAAATTATTTCTATTGAACCCTCTTTTTATTCTTATTAATTTCTAATCTCAtatattttaattcttatttatgagatttaaatttttatcttttaatttacggttttgatttatttatttaattaatcgttctTAGTTGATTTGCAGTCCAATTTCTCAAATGGATCGAGTTTTATTCAAATGATCATTTTAAGATCAAAGTCCAGGCCTTTTGACGAGATATTTTGAAAGGTATTTTAACATcttcttattttatttattcacatAATCTATTATCATTCACATATGATTCTCTCCAGCAAACAAAAAAATATAGAGGAACGGAACCACAGCTGCCGATCTCTATTTCTAAAAAAATTTatgtacgtgcttgccttcttgcttctttatttccgttTTATAAATCATTCTACGTATGTGCttaccttcttgcttctttattcgGATCGACCTTCTCTCATCATCGTTCATCCTATACTAAGGGTAATCAGGGCGGACCGAAGATTTTCTATTTGGTGTAGCAAAACCCCTTTGTACAAGGGCGTCTACAAATATGGAGTATTTCTTTTGTACTCTTTGTTATATTAGGATGATATTCCGTTATTCTTTTTCTCATTCCTCGATCATGTGGAAGCGGACACAATATTTGTTTCACTTTAATCTTACTATACGAGGTAGTGTTGCCGCATTTGCGAGTTTAAATTACCTCTCTCGTTATTTTCACCATTTTGAGTGTTAATATTAGGTCGAGAACAAATTTTTCCACTTGATTGAGTTGATTTTCCATTTGATTTGTGGAGTCTTTTCGAGAAGAAATTCGTAATTGCATTTCTTGTTCCTTTTTATTTACAATCTAAAATTAAAACCCAAATAATGTgttgtgtaatttttttttttttttttttgaaaaaaaccaTAAAGGTTTATATCATATTAAGTAAATCATGCGAAGCTACATCAACAAATTGTAGCGGGAACTCGTCCATCCAAACGCGCCTACCAATGCTCCATGGTCTAGCATGAGCAACTTCGTGAGCTAATCTATTAAAGTTTCTCCTAGAATGCGTGAAAGAAACAGAAGTAAAACGGTTACAAAAAAGTAAAATATCCTCGTAAATGATAAACAGTTCGCTTCTTccccttttcttcttcttcaaagCTTGAACGACCTCGAGACAGTCACTCTCAATGACAATGCTCCGCTGCCCCCTTATCCATGCCTCTTTGAGTCCAAGAAGGATCGCCTCTGCTTCAGCCATGGGAACCCCACAACTACCATCCCGTTGAACCGACACAGCCCACTCCATACCACCCTCGTGATCGCGACAAACCGCACCTATCCCCACTCCAACTCCCTCCATGACACCCGCGTCCACATTTACTTTCCACGTCCCAACGCATGGCCTTCCCCATCCTCCCTCCAGCTCACCAACCCTCCCATTACCTCCCCCATGGGTCTCCTCCACCTCTTGTAACGACTCCATTTCCCCCACCAAATCCCTAACACGCCTCAAGATACTCTCCTGCTCCCACCTCGCCTCCTCGAAAATGAGCTTATTGCGTTTTTCCCACAACACCCAACAAGTTGTCACAAACACTACCCTCTCCCTCGCATCCAAAACCCTTAACATACCttccacccactccctcacccgcaCAAACCCGACTGTCCTATCCACCTCTATACCCATGCCCTCCCAAATCCCATCCCCCCACCCACAATCCCGAACAACGTGAAGACAAGTCTCCACATTACTTTGGCATCGAGGACACGCGGTATCGACCTGCCCCATCCGAGCTGCGATATTAGCTCTAGTCGGGAGCGCTTCATTACATAATTGCCACATGAAAGCCTTGATCCTTGGCAGCACGGGAATCTTCCAGATAGCTTTCCATATCCACCTTGCAGCCGTGGAGTCAGACTGTTCACCCTCACCATTAGAGTTCCCTGCTAGAAGCCGATAACCCGACCGTACACTGTACACACCATCCTTCTCATGTTCCCAACACCAATCATCTTCACGAACCTCCTCACTCAGCCGGACTTGCAAAATTCTTTCCGCTTCAAAAGGCAAAAACAGCGACTCTATCATACCCCTATCCCACCGTCTTTCCCCTTGCACCATCAACTCCCCCACTTTCATGTTCACATCAGCTTCCCTCCGCGGGGAAATCACCCGTCTAGTCTCCGTGCCTGGTATCCAAGGGTCGAGCCATACCCTCGTGTTTTCACCTCCACCAATAGACCTCCTCAAGCCAAGTCGCATAACAATCTTGGACTCACAAATACTCCTCCAAGTATAGCTAGGATTAACCCCCAAATTAGCCTCCATAAAAGAACAAGAAGGGAAATATTTAGCTTTAAGAACTCTAGCCATCAAGCTGCCGTCCTCATTCACCAAACGCCACGCCTGCTTCGCAAGAAGCGCGAGATTGAATTTTGCAAAATCCCGAAATCCCATCCCACCCTTAGCCTTTGCCCGACACATATGACTCCAGGCAACCCAAGGTATCCTGCGTTTTCCATTGTTCGAACCCCACCAAAACCGCGAGACAATTGAACGCAATTCATCACAAAAATTGGACGGTAATTTAAACACACTCATCGCATAGGTAGGAATAGATTGGGCCACTGCCTTTATCAGAATTTCCTTACCTGCTCGGCTGAATAGCATACCGCGCCATCCTTGCATTTTGTTATTTAATTTGTCTCGAATGACTTTGGAAAGTAGCTGCTTAGAGTGGCCTATCACTGTGGGCAGGCCAAGATACTTATCGTGCTCATTCACCACCTTAACCCCGAGAACCGCTGCCACCCTTTCTTTACGCCTGGTTGTCGTCCCTTTACTAAAGCAAACCGTAGTCTTCTCTTTACTCACCAATTGCCCAGAAGCCACTTCGTACTGTGCTAAAATATTTAACACCACCCGAGCTTGGTTCTCATCTGCTTTAACAAAAATAATACTATCATCGGCAAAAAACAAATGGGAAATAATCGGGGCCTGCGGTGCAATTCGAATTCCATGAAGAGAGCCCAGCTCCACTTTCCGCCTAATCATGCTAGAGAGGACTTCGGCACAAAGAATAAAAAGATACGGCGATATTGGGTCACCTTGTCGTAAACCTCGTTCCGGAACAAAACTCACAGAAGGGGAGCCATTGATAAGAACCTCATAGGACACCGACTGAACACATTGCATAACTCTCGATACCCAATTGGCGTCAAAACCCATGACTTCGAGCACCCGTCGCAAAAAAAGCCATTCCACCCTATCGTAGGCCTTCTCCATATCGAGCTTCAACGCCATATGCCCACCACCTCCTCTAGAATTTTTCATATAATGGAACATCTCGAAAGCGATCAATATATTATCAGAGATAAGTCTGCCCGGTGTAAAAGCACTTTGATTCTCCGACACCAACTGTCCCAGGAAAAGCTTCAGTCGATTGGCGAGGACCTTTGAAATTAATTTATACAATACATTGCATAAACTTATCGGCCGAAAGTCACGCAATTTATCCGGGGCTTTCTTTTTGGGGATTAAAACAATATGAGTACTATTTAGAGAGACCGGGAACTCACCACCATTGAGGATGCCCAAGACCATTCGAGTCACGGAAGGACCAACGATGTGCCAATATGTTTGATAAAAAAGGGCATTCATTCCATCGGGACCAGGCGCCTTTAAAGGATGCATTTGGTTGAGAGCTTCAAGGACCTCATCCCCTCGATATTCCGCACTGAAGGTCTCATTCATGCCCGTCGTAACACGCCCCTGTACACCCACAAGCAGCTCCTCGAAATCCGTAGGTTTTGAAGAcgtaaataaggaagaaaaataccTCACCGACGCGGCTTTAATAGCCTCAGACCCCTCCCTGGATGTTCCATCCTCCTCAACAATTCGACTAATCTTATTCTTTTGCTTTCGTTGTCCCGCTTTTCTATGAAAATACTTGGTATTGCGGTCCCCATCCTTTAGCCATAACGCCCTCGACCTTTGACGCCAAAACGTCTCCTCCTGTCGAAGCAAATGGTTAATCTCCTTCAtaattttcttcctttcttcgACATTACACGTCGTCCTATCGCTCTCATTCAGCCATGTGAGCCGCTTCCTCTTACGCTTCAGCTCCCTGAGGATTTTCCCGATGCTAATTCCTTTCCATTTCTGGAGCTCACGAGCACACCGTGATATCGTTTCTAGCACATTCCAGTCCTCTTCCTCCCACACCCGCTTGATCGTGTCCTCACATCCCTCTTCCCCTATCCAAATCTGCTCAAAACGGAACCTACTGTTATGGGGCCGCTCCTCTTCACTCCGCCCATTCAAGACTACTTTAAGGGGAGCATGGTCCGACCATTCGCGGTCCATATGAAAAAGTTTTGCGTATGGGAAAATCTCCCTCCAGGATTCCGTCTTCATGGCCCGGTCCAAGCGACACTGTCTATTCTCCTCACCCCCTTGTCCATTGTCAAACGTAAAGGCATAGCCCACATAAGCCAGATCACTAAGCCCGCAATCATCCACAGCTTCCCGGAAATTATTCATCTGCCACTGAGCTCTAGTCCCTCCTTTCATTTCATCTGCAAATAAAATCTCATTGAAGTCCCCCACACATAACCAAGGATCCTGTGACTCAGAAGCAAGAGTTCTAAGCAGCTGCCAAGATAGATGCCTATCTTGGACCGAAGGCCAGCCGTAAAAGCCCGTCAATCTCCATTTCAAACTATCCATCTCAATATCGAAGTCCATAAAATGAACCGAAGCAGCtcgaaacaccacctttaaatCCTTCCTCCACATAAAAGCCAATCCCCCCGATCTACCAACGCTATCAACCTCCATACTATAAAACTCATCAAAACTAGAACTAATTTTTCTCATCTCTACACTACTCAGCTTCGTCTCGCAAAGGAAGACAAAAGCCGGGGCCTCTCTCCGGATCAAATTCCGGAGACCACCAACTGCATCGGGGTTGCCCAGCCCTCTGCAGTTGAGGCTTAAGAgattcattgggcccggcggggttgagctccctcaacctccgcctcaggtgaAAACACACCCATATCAATAAAAGGTTTCTTCGCCGCACTTTCCAGACCCTCCTCAACACCTTCCCGACCCCTCTTCGATCCCGCCCTATCAGCTATGGTGGAATCACTACCTCCACTGTTCACACTCCCCTTTTCCCTAGCAAATTTCTTCCATTTCCTCCCTTCAGCTCCTGCTCCTTTCTCCTTCCCCACACGACCTCCATCCCTGACAGTCGAAGTAATCACCCTCTCCTCACACACCATGTCATTTATCCCCCCTCCCCCAACAGTCTCATCCTGCCCAGCATTATCAGAAGTGGCCCCCGCAATACCAGCATCTTCTTCTACTCCCCCTGCCCTCGCCTGCTTATCCATGTTCTCCATATTCCCTTCCCCATTTTCCCCTAACACTATGGATGCAGAATTCCTTCGCTTAGAAGCATATGTGACTGCAATTTTTTGAAGCTTTTCTATCATTTGCTCCATTACAACCTcctccctccttcgttgctcctCCTCGAACTCCCCCAGTAAAATCCTCGCCGCCTTACCCACCGGTTCAGTAGACGTCTTTGTAACCCTCCACGGTGATGCCCGTAACCATTCACCATACTTCAACTCACCCTCCTCATAAGGTCCATCTTCACACTCCTTCTCGCCATGCCCAAGCACTCCACAGCCATAGCAAAAAGTTGGTAATCGTTCAAACTTGACCTTAAACTCAGTCGCTGCCGACCTCCCCTCTGACATACGCACCTTAACAGTCGACTTCAATGGCCTACGTACATCATGTATCACTCTAATTCGTACTGCTCTCTCTAGCTCCGGGTTTGGTAACACATCCATACTAACAAATTTTCCCAACTGTTGACCCAGATTTTTGATATTGGTCTCATTTGATCGACCTCTAATTGGTAAGTCGTAAATACGCGCCCACAAAGGGACCAGAAAGAGAGGCGTATCCGTTAATTTACCCGTAGTGCACGGATCCCCCAAACACCACATAAACTTATCGAAGTGCCAAGGCTGGCCTTCGACAACCCTATTCTTATCTCGTTCATCAGAAAAGCGAAAAGCGAAGATTTTTTCTTTAGCATCAATAACATTTCCAAGAATTGTACCTTTAGGGTTCCAAAGCTTGATCATTGTGTCAATCGCTGCTCGCACATTAATCGATTTCGAGGTCCACAAGCGCCCCACTAACATCAACTCAGACCTTTGTATCTCCCGCACATCATCACCCACGTCCCAGACAAAGCCAGAATCCCCATCTTCATCGTCTTCAAACAGAGATTGTTTACCTTCCCTTCGCCCTATTCCACTCGAACTCGCCATTAGGGCAAAAAGAAAAACGCGGCACAAAAGATAGAAAAAACAAGAAAGAGAAGATCAAAAACCGTCGCCTACGATAGGAATCTAACGTAGATGAGGCCTCGAAGAGGAGGAGAAACTAACGACGGGAATTAGACAGACCTCCTCACAGGAAACCCTAGAGGCACCAtagtttttttgtttaattttgatGATATTGTTTTAATGTGTTGTGTAATTAGTCTAATGAAAAAAGTGTAGAAAAAAATAAGAAGAGAGATACCAAAACATAGATCTTAACAACTTTGACGCAAAAGATACAAGGCCATAAATAATGTAGTCAATCAATTAAAGCAGAATTTATAGTCAATCAATTAAAGCAAAATTTATAGACATACATCTATTAGAAAAAATGTCACATACGGAAGACAACTATTTCCACATCTACATTAattaatttgttaaatacaaAGTATTAGAAATCATTCAATAAAATTATTACTGGATTGTAACACATTTACAAAGTTATTACTTGCAAAGATCTCATAAATCAGTGAAGATATTACTTGATTGAAACATCAACCTAACTCTACAAATTAAAATGCAAACAAAATTGCTGAAAACACGGGAAAGAAGTATAACAATTAAAAGTACCGGTCGGGTTTGTAGCAGAGGGGCAAAGTTTCATGAAGCCCGACAGTTCAGTGACCCTTTTAAGTCGGAACTCGGAACACCTGGCATGGTGAACAATTTGATATCGAGAATTTTACCAAAATTGAAACTGAAAGTCTGAAAATTGTAATTGTTTTTGTTCATTTGGTAATTAAGAAGTCAAAATGGAAGTTGCACGATTAATTTTGATAATTGTGGGAATTAAACGTGATTAATGATACTTACCTTATTTTAAGGAATATGGAAAGATTATTTAGGGAACTTGGTTACCTTTTATTGAAAAGGAAAATATTAATTGCTAGCATTGAAAATTTACGGTGTAGCATCCCCTATCTATAAAAGCTGAAGCATTTAAAAGCTTCCTATTGGCTGCAATATTTTAGGAAAAAAGGAACCCACGTTTTAGCCAATTTCTTTAATTCCCCTCTCTCCTCATTTGGTAATTAATTACTCTCTCTCCTCTTTTAACATATTTTCAGATTTATTTTAAGGGACTATATAGTATATAATGATAATATATGATGATGATATATGATATGAAATGGATATATGATTATATATCGCCTAAATGATAAGTAATGTATTTTACCATCCAAAttacaaaattcaaaataaaattaaatacagTCCACATACAAAAAATTACATTACATACCAAAAAACCGAGTTAATATTGAAATTAATTATAGTACAaatatcaaaaataaaaaaattacatatcCAAAAACTATAAATTACAGTCTACTGTTACATacccaaaattgaaattttagCAACTAAATAACCAAAATTTTACATGTCCAGTTGGGTATATAGGAAAAGTATTAACTAATAGTACTCCTCAATTCAATAATGGTAAATAAATTTGCAAACACTGAAATTCTATATAAAAATGCAATAATAGTACGTACAATCATATATTAAAAAATTGTACATACattaaaatgaaaaatgaatAGAAATCTATACATCTATACATAtgttaaaaaaacattaattaaattttattttcCAACTACCTATAAATTATAATTTAGACCTGTATAATTATAAAAAATTATACAACACTAAAAAAAATACTACAGCACAAAAAACAAATGTGGATCTGAAATtcgcaaacaaaaaaaaaaactgatttgatcttcaaaataaaatacaaaaaaaatcaacaaatttgTTTAGATATAACCTATATTTAATTGATCTTAAATTGCATGTGATGAAGAATGAGGATTATGGACTTTTATAGTGTTGGAGGAGTAGATTGAATGTGACATTGTGATTATGGTAAAAAGGGGCGATGAAAGGTTGTGATTATGGTAGAAAGGGGTGACTTGGTGTATATTGTGGGTAAAGAAAATGAATGGTGATTTGGTGAAGGAACTCAGGGAGTCAAGCCTAGATCATTTTTTGTGATTGAGGGAGTgtttaatttagggtttttctTAAATATGATACCGTTTTTCGTAATATAGGTTATTGGGCCCTTTATTATTCATACTATATCCAGCCCTTTAACGGTGTATCCACCGCTTAACGAAGCTTTATATTGCAATAATACTGGTTGTATGGTGTGGCGAAAAAAAAAGTGACCACTTTATATTAAATAGTTATTATTTTATGTTAAAAAGTGACCATTTTATAAAGTGGTTATTTTATAGTATAAAAATGGtctattttttaaaataaagtgaccatttttatcataaagtaattattttttttatgtgGTCGGAGATACGATAGTTTCATCATAGATTTGCAATTATATTgctacttaaaataaaaacaaaatccaaggTTATAAAAGAGGTTATAGCCTTCGGCCTCAAGCTAATTCAAGTTCTAGCGATAGGATGGGGGCGTCAAGCGGACTCTTGAATACTTAATAATATGATCCGATTACCAATTTATATAAAATGACTTACTTTTACATGATAATCTCATTGTTTtagtttattactttattttagGCCTACACGTTGGTTGTTGTTGAGTAAATTGGGTTATTTAGAGTGTTGGTGTTATTTTTATCTACTTTAACAAAATGTGATCATATTTTACGTAAGAGTATCATGATAATTATGGGTTTAATAACATGACATTTTAAATTAAtacatattttaatattttagtaCTCATTCTCTAATACCgggtaatcaaaataaaattgatcaAGAGTTCAATATATATAATTGTAAAGGCTAACTTTTTCTTCTTTTATGTATAAATTTGTATTTTAGAAATTTAAAGGTAAACCCGTGCAatttttgcacgggtataaaactattATCATAATTTCCTgaagtttttctttttctttggtGTAGCATTAGTTACACCATTGTCTAGTGTGGGTCCGCCCCTGAGGGTAATTATCACCCTTAATCGCTGTCTTATAATTGGTTTTGCTTTTATTTAATTAGTATATGATTTAAtcatatatgaatgttttgttttgaaGGATTTCGTGACGATCCGCATAAGGACGAGTACTTGATTAATTCGGATAGCGATTAAGGTAACTTCGAAGTTACTCGGTATTACGCGATATTTATGTTGTAGTTGCATGTACTAGGATGTTTTTGTGAGGATTTATATATTTATCTAATTTTCGAAATTATGTGAATCTGATTTTATGGTGTTCTTATGTAATTTTGGTcgtatgtattttattttgtcaaatagGAATTCGTTTGGGTGATATAA contains the following coding sequences:
- the LOC141651257 gene encoding uncharacterized protein LOC141651257; translation: MASSSGIGRREGKQSLFEDDEDGDSGFVWDVGDDVREIQRSELMLVGRLWTSKSINVRAAIDTMIKLWNPKGTILGNVIDAKEKIFAFRFSDERDKNRVVEGQPWHFDKFMWCLGDPCTTGKLTDTPLFLVPLWARIYDLPIRGRSNETNIKNLGQQLGKFVSMDVLPNPELERAVRIRVIHDVRRPLKSTVKVRMSEGRSAATEFKVKFERLPTFCYGCGVLGHGEKECEDGPYEEGELKYGEWLRASPWRVTKTSTEPVGKAARILLGEFEEEQRRREEVVMEQMIEKLQKIAVTYASKRRNSASIVLGENGEGNMENMDKQARAGGVEEDAGIAGATSDNAGQDETVGGGGINDMVCEERVITSTVRDGGRVGKEKGAGAEGRKWKKFAREKGSVNSGGSDSTIADRAGSKRGREGVEEGLESAAKKPFIDMVGGLRNLIRREAPAFVFLCETKLSSVEMRKISSSFDEFYSMEVDSVGRSGGLAFMWRKDLKVVFRAASVHFMDFDIEMDSLKWRLTGFYGWPSVQDRHLSWQLLRTLASESQDPWLCVGDFNEILFADEMKGGTRAQWQMNNFREAVDDCGLSDLAYVGYAFTFDNGQGGEENRQCRLDRAMKTESWREIFPYAKLFHMDREWSDHAPLKVVLNGRSEEERPHNSRFRFEQIWIGEEGCEDTIKRVWEEEDWNVLETISRCARELQKWKGISIGKILRELKRKRKRLTWLNESDRTTCNVEERKKIMKEINHLLRQEETFWRQRSRALWLKDGDRNTKYFHRKAGQRKQKNKISRIVEEDGTSREGSEAIKAASVRYFSSLFTSSKPTDFEELLVGVQGRVTTGMNETFSAEYRGDEVLEALNQMHPLKAPGPDGMNALFYQTYWHIVGPSVTRMVLGILNGGEFPVSLNSTHIVLIPKKKAPDKLRDFRPISLCNVLYKLISKVLANRLKLFLGQLVSENQSAFTPGRLISDNILIAFEMFHYMKNSRGGGGHMALKLDMEKAYDRVEWLFLRRVLEVMGFDANWVSRVMQCVQSVSYEVLINGSPSVSFVPERGLRQGDPISPYLFILCAEVLSSMIRRKVELGSLHGIRIAPQAPIISHLFFADDSIIFVKADENQARVVLNILAQYEVASGQLVSKEKTTVCFSKGTTTRRKERVAAVLGVKVVNEHDKYLGLPTVIGHSKQLLSKVIRDKLNNKMQGWRGMLFSRAGKEILIKAVAQSIPTYAMSVFKLPSNFCDELRSIVSRFWWGSNNGKRRIPWVAWSHMCRAKAKGGMGFRDFAKFNLALLAKQAWRLVNEDGSLMARVLKAKYFPSCSFMEANLGVNPSYTWRSICESKIVMRLGLRRSIGGGENTRVWLDPWIPGTETRRVISPRREADVNMKVGELMVQGERRWDRGMIESLFLPFEAERILQVRLSEEVREDDWCWEHEKDGVYSVRSGYRLLAGNSNGEGEQSDSTAARWIWKAIWKIPVLPRIKAFMWQLCNEALPTRANIAARMGQVDTACPRCQSNVETCLHVVRDCGWGDGIWEGMGIEVDRTVGFVRVREWVEGMLRVLDARERVVFVTTCWVLWEKRNKLIFEEARWEQESILRRVRDLVGEMESLQEVEETHGGGNGRVGELEGGWGRPCVGTWKVNVDAGVMEGVGVGIGAVCRDHEGGMEWAVSVQRDGSCGVPMAEAEAILLGLKEAWIRGQRSIVIESDCLEVVQALKKKKRGRSELFIIYEDILLFCNRFTSVSFTHSRRNFNRLAHEVAHARPWSIGRRVWMDEFPLQFVDVASHDLLNMI